A portion of the Desulfovibrio sp. Fe33 genome contains these proteins:
- a CDS encoding 30S ribosomal protein S1, whose translation MSEEFKERNGVEEGEESFAELFEQYSEGGGDDLSVGDKVSGTVIQVGENSVFVDTGTKLDGVVDREELLDEDGNCTVAEGDTVELYVVGKDSGGIKLSRAISGVGGLAMLEEAKSGGLPVEGKVESTCKGGFNVTILQRRAFCPVSQIDARFVDNPDAYVGQTLEFLITKLESHGRNIVVSRRVLLEREAAESAQTFVDETKVGDEIEGTVTRLAAFGAFVEIMPGLEGLVHISQFGYARVTHPEEAVSVGQKVRAKITRLDRDDKGKLKISLSMKELAQNPWDTLSATFAVGDIVTGKVVRLADFGAFVEIAPGVDGLVHVSEMSYTKRVNKPADMVKEGDSVSVKIKSIDMDKQRIGLSMKDAEGDPWAGVADRYPAGAKIEGIVEKQEQFGIFIQLEPGITGLLPKSVIARSENPSAFEKLHAGDAVEVVVGEVKPKERKISLTTGDARDDGDWKDFAPKRKADTSSMGLLGAKLQEALNNKK comes from the coding sequence GTGTCCGAAGAATTCAAAGAGCGTAATGGCGTGGAAGAAGGCGAAGAGTCCTTCGCCGAACTGTTCGAACAGTACAGCGAAGGCGGCGGGGATGACCTGTCCGTGGGCGACAAGGTGTCCGGCACCGTCATCCAGGTAGGAGAAAACTCCGTCTTTGTCGACACCGGCACCAAGCTGGACGGCGTTGTCGACCGCGAGGAACTGCTGGACGAAGACGGCAACTGCACCGTAGCCGAAGGCGACACCGTGGAGCTGTACGTCGTCGGCAAGGACTCCGGCGGCATAAAACTGTCCCGCGCCATCTCCGGCGTGGGCGGCTTGGCCATGCTCGAAGAGGCCAAGTCGGGTGGCCTGCCCGTGGAAGGCAAGGTGGAGTCCACCTGCAAGGGCGGCTTCAACGTGACCATCCTGCAACGCCGGGCGTTCTGCCCCGTCAGCCAGATTGATGCCCGCTTCGTGGACAATCCCGATGCATACGTGGGCCAGACCCTGGAATTTCTCATCACCAAACTGGAAAGCCACGGCCGGAACATCGTGGTTTCCCGCCGAGTCCTGCTGGAACGCGAGGCCGCCGAGTCCGCCCAGACCTTCGTGGACGAAACCAAGGTGGGCGACGAGATCGAAGGCACCGTCACCAGGCTGGCGGCTTTCGGCGCGTTTGTCGAGATCATGCCCGGCCTGGAAGGACTGGTGCACATTTCCCAGTTCGGCTACGCCCGCGTGACCCATCCCGAAGAGGCCGTTTCCGTGGGCCAGAAGGTCCGGGCCAAGATCACCCGCCTCGACCGCGACGACAAGGGGAAACTCAAGATTTCCCTGTCCATGAAGGAACTGGCCCAGAATCCCTGGGACACCTTGTCCGCCACTTTCGCCGTAGGCGACATCGTCACCGGCAAGGTCGTCCGGCTGGCCGACTTCGGCGCTTTCGTGGAAATAGCTCCCGGCGTGGACGGCTTGGTCCACGTCTCCGAGATGAGCTACACCAAGCGCGTGAACAAGCCCGCCGACATGGTCAAGGAAGGCGACTCGGTCTCGGTCAAGATCAAGTCCATCGACATGGACAAGCAGCGCATTGGCCTCTCCATGAAGGACGCCGAAGGCGACCCGTGGGCCGGAGTGGCGGACCGCTACCCGGCAGGCGCGAAGATCGAGGGCATTGTCGAAAAGCAGGAGCAGTTCGGCATCTTCATCCAGCTCGAACCGGGCATCACCGGCCTCCTGCCCAAATCCGTCATCGCCCGTTCCGAAAACCCCTCCGCATTCGAAAAACTCCATGCAGGTGACGCCGTGGAAGTGGTCGTGGGCGAAGTTAAGCCCAAGGAGCGCAAGATCTCCCTGACCACCGGCGACGCCCGGGACGACGGCGACTGGAAGGACTTCGCCCCGAAGCGCAAGGCCGACACCAGCTCCATGGGACTGCTCGGCGCCAAGCTGCAGGAAGCGCTCAACAACAAGAAATAA